The following are encoded together in the Bombus pascuorum chromosome 10, iyBomPasc1.1, whole genome shotgun sequence genome:
- the LOC132911463 gene encoding pyruvate dehydrogenase (acetyl-transferring) kinase, mitochondrial isoform X1, with the protein MKLTQKCFGNISKMLDFYSQFNPSPLSIKQFIDFGLSACERKSFIFLRKELPVRLANIMKEIHLLPENLLKMPSMSIVNNLYATSFEDIMQFEKVEVNETTLDNSLLLHRFCQTLVKIRNRHKDIVETMAQGVLELKDAHDVDVQTENNIQYFLDRFLMSRISIRMLINQHTLLFGSELNGHSTHVGSIDPSCEIISVVRDAYDKARLLCDQYYLASPELIVQQHNELERCSQIRIVYVPSHLFHMLFELFKNSMRAIMEHHSSSEEYPAIEVIVSRGEEDICVKMSDKGGGIPRSQMDHLFKYMYSTAPKPTRTDAHTVPLAGYGYGLPVSRLYARYFHGDLVLQSCDGYGTDAIIYLKALSNEANELLPIFNKTSSKFYRTQVSTTDWSSHCGGGMATRQLRMSHDQGHKLPRGKEVSHC; encoded by the exons gTCTAAGTGCCTGTGAGAGGAAgtcttttatattcttaaGGAAGGAGCTACCTGTCCGATTGGCCAATATTATGAAAGAGATCCATTTGCTACCagagaatttattgaaaatgcCTAGTATGAGTATAGTTAATAACTTGTATGCCACTTCGTTTGAAGATATCATGCAGTTCGAGAAGGTTGAAGTGAACGAGACCACTTTAGACAA TTCGCTTTTGCTTCATAGATTCTGTCAGACTTTGGTTAAAATCCGCAACAGACACAAGGATATCGTCGAGACGATGGCGCAGGGTGTGCTGGAATTGAAAGATGCCCACGACGTTGATGTTCAAACGGAGAACAATATCCAGTATTTCTTGGACAGATTTCTAATGTCCCGAATCTCTATTCGTATGCTCATCAATCAACACA CTCTTCTGTTTGGCAGCGAATTGAATGGGCACAGTACACACGTGGGATCCATAGACCCGTCTTGCGAGATTATCAGCGTTGTGAGAGACGCGTATGACAAAGCGAGATTGCTGTGCGATCAATATTATCTGGCTAGTCCGGAATTGATAGTCCAGCAACATAACG agCTGGAACGATGTAGTCAAATTAGAATAGTTTACGTACCGAGCCATTTGTTCCATATGCTGTTCGAACTTTTCAAGAACAGCATGCGAGCTATTATGGAGCATCATAGCTCTAGCGAGGAGTACCCAGCGATAGAAGTGATCGTGTCCCGCGGTGAAGAAGATATTTGCGTCAAA ATGTCTGACAAAGGTGGTGGTATTCCACGCTCGCAAATGGACCATTTGTTCAAGTACATGTACAGTACAGCGCCTAAGCCAACCAGAACCGATGCTCACACCGTTCCACTTGCTGGATACGGCTACGGTCTTCCAGTATCACGATTATACGCTAGATATTTCCATGGTGATCTCGTTCTGCAAAGTTGCGATGGTTATGGTACCGACGCTATTATATACCTTAAG GCATTGTCGAACGAAGCCAACGAGCTGTTACCAATCTTCAACAAGACTTCCTCCAAGTTTTATCGAACTCAAGTATCAACTACCGACTGGAGCAGTCATTGCGGTGGTGGAATGGCCACGAGGCAACTACGTATGAGCCACGACCAAGGGCACAAACTCCCACGTGGAAAGGAGGTCAGCCATTGCTAG
- the LOC132911463 gene encoding pyruvate dehydrogenase (acetyl-transferring) kinase, mitochondrial isoform X2, protein MKLTQKCFGNISKMLDFYSQFNPSPLSIKQFIDFGLSACERKSFIFLRKELPVRLANIMKEIHLLPENLLKMPSMSIVNNLYATSFEDIMQFEKVEVNETTLDKFCQTLVKIRNRHKDIVETMAQGVLELKDAHDVDVQTENNIQYFLDRFLMSRISIRMLINQHTLLFGSELNGHSTHVGSIDPSCEIISVVRDAYDKARLLCDQYYLASPELIVQQHNELERCSQIRIVYVPSHLFHMLFELFKNSMRAIMEHHSSSEEYPAIEVIVSRGEEDICVKMSDKGGGIPRSQMDHLFKYMYSTAPKPTRTDAHTVPLAGYGYGLPVSRLYARYFHGDLVLQSCDGYGTDAIIYLKALSNEANELLPIFNKTSSKFYRTQVSTTDWSSHCGGGMATRQLRMSHDQGHKLPRGKEVSHC, encoded by the exons gTCTAAGTGCCTGTGAGAGGAAgtcttttatattcttaaGGAAGGAGCTACCTGTCCGATTGGCCAATATTATGAAAGAGATCCATTTGCTACCagagaatttattgaaaatgcCTAGTATGAGTATAGTTAATAACTTGTATGCCACTTCGTTTGAAGATATCATGCAGTTCGAGAAGGTTGAAGTGAACGAGACCACTTTAGACAA ATTCTGTCAGACTTTGGTTAAAATCCGCAACAGACACAAGGATATCGTCGAGACGATGGCGCAGGGTGTGCTGGAATTGAAAGATGCCCACGACGTTGATGTTCAAACGGAGAACAATATCCAGTATTTCTTGGACAGATTTCTAATGTCCCGAATCTCTATTCGTATGCTCATCAATCAACACA CTCTTCTGTTTGGCAGCGAATTGAATGGGCACAGTACACACGTGGGATCCATAGACCCGTCTTGCGAGATTATCAGCGTTGTGAGAGACGCGTATGACAAAGCGAGATTGCTGTGCGATCAATATTATCTGGCTAGTCCGGAATTGATAGTCCAGCAACATAACG agCTGGAACGATGTAGTCAAATTAGAATAGTTTACGTACCGAGCCATTTGTTCCATATGCTGTTCGAACTTTTCAAGAACAGCATGCGAGCTATTATGGAGCATCATAGCTCTAGCGAGGAGTACCCAGCGATAGAAGTGATCGTGTCCCGCGGTGAAGAAGATATTTGCGTCAAA ATGTCTGACAAAGGTGGTGGTATTCCACGCTCGCAAATGGACCATTTGTTCAAGTACATGTACAGTACAGCGCCTAAGCCAACCAGAACCGATGCTCACACCGTTCCACTTGCTGGATACGGCTACGGTCTTCCAGTATCACGATTATACGCTAGATATTTCCATGGTGATCTCGTTCTGCAAAGTTGCGATGGTTATGGTACCGACGCTATTATATACCTTAAG GCATTGTCGAACGAAGCCAACGAGCTGTTACCAATCTTCAACAAGACTTCCTCCAAGTTTTATCGAACTCAAGTATCAACTACCGACTGGAGCAGTCATTGCGGTGGTGGAATGGCCACGAGGCAACTACGTATGAGCCACGACCAAGGGCACAAACTCCCACGTGGAAAGGAGGTCAGCCATTGCTAG